The nucleotide window TTAAATATGAACAGCATGTAAATGGAGAATTGTATTAAATACTACATATAAATGAAGACAAACTTTGTGTTGGGCTTCTGGTAATGTGCTGTTCAAGCATGTTCTTAGTTGAAACATATAGGCTGTTATGTACAGGTTGCAGAGCCTCATTTTATATCACATACTTACCATTTACTGAGCAAATTATATCTATTCCCTTTAGATGTATTTGTATTCAGCGACAATATGTTGATGCCTAGTGAGTTACtgtttactttattttttgttctacaacaaaatttaaaggaaaaacataccTGTAAGATTTTGGAATAACTGATGACGATGACTAATCCTGgtattagaaagaaaacaatggcAAAGGTCACATCCCAAACTATTTCTCCTGCAATGCTGGGCCAAACCAAGGTGCAAATCTGAATCTCCTgtttacaaataaagaaaaaaattaacattgtaCCATTATTTTTACTACAAAGTTGTCCTTATGTCCCTCCATGCCTACGGAGAAAATGGCTGCAGACTAAACCGAGCCTGTGAAAACTTTCTACTCAAACAGAGCAGATGTTCAATTAATGTATTACTCCATGGTTTTAAAAGCCCATACAATTACAAATCGATGTGTTGCCCACAATCTAAATATTGCCATAAATTTCACATCAAATGCTAACGACAACTTTAAAATTGAAACTTACAGACCTTAAACTTAATCATGTATTTGAGTGCTATGTTGGGTGTACTTTTGTACTCATTTCAAAATACTAGGCAGAAAAATCAGTGCACGGCCATTCTGTACAGAGGCTGCCGCATGCGCTGGGCAGCTCTCCCAGGACGCTGATCCCTCGGTAAGGTGGAAGTGTGCTGAAGAGGGGATTTCCTAGCCGCACTGGGGAACGCAAAAACATCCCAGCGGACGCCCATTTCATCCCTAAAGGGAGGGCCCGCCGGCGGAGCGGGACGGGAGGGGACGGCGGCGCTGCCGACGGCGGCAGCGGGCGCGGGTCTCCCAGGCTGCCCTGCCGGGGGGAGCTCCGGCCGCTCCTCCGGGCACAACCTCGGCACCTGCCCGCAACACGGAGCGCTGACCGCTCCCCAGCAGTAGTCTCCCCTCGCTGACAGAGGCGGACGAGCCTTCcccgccggccggccccgcgcccgcctccTGCCGCCTCCGGGCGCCCGCTCTCCCCCGGCGCCCGCTCTCCCCCGGCGCCCGCTCTCCCCCGGCGCCCGCTCTCCCCCGGCGCCCGCTCTCCCCCGGCGCCCGCTCTCCCCCGGCGCCCGCTCTCCCCCGGCGCCCGCTCTCCCCCGGCGCCCGCTctcccccggcgcggccccggccgcccagcgcccTGCGCCTGCGGGAGCGGCCGCCCTGCGGGCCGGCCCTCCCCGGCGCTCGCCCTCACctcgccggcggcggcgggcagccgcACCACggtgaagaagcagcagagcgGGAGGGTGGCGAGGGCGGCGAAGCCCCAGATGAGGAGGAGGGCGGCAGCCAGCGCCTTGCGGCGGCGGAAGGCGGCGTGGCGCAGCCGGGCGATGCTGACGACGCGCTCCAGGCTGACGGCCGAGAGGGAGAGGATGACGACGGTGCCGCTGAGGCTCACCACGTAGAAAAGCATGTGGCAGACGACGTCGCCCAACACCCAGGACTCGGTCCAGCGCACGGCGGCGATGAAGGGGATGGCGGTGATGAAGAGCAGGTCGGCACAGAAGAGGTTGAGGACAAGGCAGTTGGCGGCGCAcagccggtgccgccgccgcacCAGCAGGCAGATGCCCCAGACGTTTCCCACCAAGGCCAGCAGGAAGATGGAGGCCAGGGCGGACGACTCGCCAACGCGCAGGGCTGTCACGTTGCGGCCCCTGAAGTCTGAGAAGAAGGGGAAGTAGGTCCTGTTCCCCCCCGGTGCGCCCCCCGACCCCGGCATGGGGGTGGCCAGTGGGCATGAGAGACCCACCGCGGGCAGCGGCGCCAGCCCTAGGGGAAGGGCTGTGCTCCCAACCACCACGGCGGCAGCCGGGGTGCCCTCCCGGCACGGAGCAGGGGGCTGGCCGccatccccctccctcctcttcctcctgcccctgccgCCAAGGGCTCGGCTGTGCCAGCTGGGCGGTTTATGGCCCTCGCGCTGGAGTGGAACAAGGAAGTGGGAGGGTAAACACAGTGCGGCTCGCACAAAGGCGAGGCCGCTGTGCGTGGGGAGGCAACGAGGGGCCGGGGGCGAGCGGGGCTGCCTGACACCTCCCTGGGGAGGGTGTGGGTCAGTGCACTGGCACCTCCATGGTGGGGGACCCAAGCCTGGCCACCTCCTCCAGCGCCGGGCCTGCTCTACAGGCAGGCCCTCGGGGCGCCGGTGACCCGGGGAGGCCGCACAGGCTGCTGCCCTCCGCCGGGGATGTGTGCCTGGCTTAAAACAGAGGGATGGCCGTCAGACTGCTCCGAGAGCTCTTCTCTGGAGCCCGGGATAACCAGCGCTGCTCTAAGGTAAAAAAGAGGAATTTACCTATCGCCTCATGTCTTGATAGTGGCGTTTGGAAACAGCAGTCCTGTGCATTGCTTGTGCTAACTGTGGTCCGGTGTGGAGGGGAAGTGTCACTGTCTTGATTTCTGGGATCTGTTTACTAAGTTGATTCAGAGTCTTACCTGCGTGTGTTATGAGTTCTTGCTGAAGAAGCCTGGTGAATTAAGGCATACCTAGAAAATACCATCTGTTCTCTGGACTTCAATTCCTGAAAGCAGTTGCTCAAATTGTAAATGAAAGTAGGCCTTTCCGCTTACACACTTCATTACAGATTATTTACAAATGGACTGGGAGTGAAGTGCATAAATCATCACAGATGAGCAGATAATGCCTcataaaagaagttaaaatgttttcataaagtaTGTGAACAGCTGTATGACTTTGGATGGCTCTGGATGAATTTGTTTGACTCAGTGACAGTGTAGGTACTTAAGGGTGCAGTTACAGGCTTGGCCGTATGGAGCTACACCTTTTGATTAGGTGAGAGTTACTACAAACCGATGTGCCAATGGGACCAGGTGACCGGGCGGTGCTTCTGTGGTACCCTGGGCGTGACCCTGCCATCAACTGCTTACACAATGGCATTAGTGGGGATTCCAGATTAGTGGGGATTCCAGAAACTTGGTCCTTCTAAGGGACGATCTCCTAATGAGGAATGACAACAGTGAGATCTTTCCTGGAATGCTTCCCACATCTTTGCCAGTGCAGAATTTACCTTGATTTTAATTAGCATGTTTTCTCTTGAGCTGTAAGTGGTTCTAACTATCTATGCTGTCTCATCAAACAGGGAGTTTGCAGGACAGCTTAAACAGGTGGATGAGATGCTCCTACTAATTCCTGCTGATTTCTTTGACCGTGTGAAATGTGGGCAGACTCGCTGTTAAGTGGGTAGCTGCTATGAACTCCAATGAAGGCAATAAGAAAActtgcaaagattatttttttggcAGCCAGCAACACAAGTGACTAGCAAGTGTCTTGAAACATATTTTATTCTACATCATTTGCTGGGAGAAAAAACTCTGCGCCCATATTGCAAAAGTTTCAGCAAATTTAATACTGaggtaaaaaaaatcctactgctGAGGATGATTATTCTTATTTATGATCAAAGCTTGACATATCTAGCCACAATTTATGTTGGCTCTGCTATGGACTGATTCTATAAAATGATTAGCAAATcttgaaatacagcaaataccTTCCAGTTGCCATAACCTCACAGGTTCTGGGACTTTATACAAGCTGACAAACTAGCCCTGAAGTTCTGGGCAGCTGGCAGTAGCGGTGACATGGTCAGCTCTGAATAGAGGCTTGGATTGGGAAAGAGCCATTGTTAGAAGTCTGGTTGTACCTGTGTGAAAGCGTGGAAGGCATTAACAGGACGGGTGGGGGGCAACTGGAAGTGGTAGCACAGATAAATGCAAATTGTGTTATGTGTGAAATCTTTAGCCCCTTTGGCATTAGtggaaaatgaaattagaaaCTGATCCTATCAATTCAGGGTAAAGGAAACATGTTTGAAATAGAATGGGGGAAGGAAAATAGGGAGAGAACACCCAAAGCAGCATTACTGAAGAAATGAAGATATTTTCAGTCAGGGAGGAAAGGAATGCCATAGAGGAGCAGAAGGTTTGAAAATGAGATGATGTGTGGAAGTATCTGGATAGACCCTTGATCTTCTTTAGAAAGGATCACCTTTAGCTTTGGTCCTTAGGTGTGAATGAGAACCTTACTTACTTGGCATAAGCCTGTTGTTTGCTCAGAAGAACCaaagcaaaatgctgcttttagtaTGCTATTAGTGAGTGAGCTTCACACTGACCTGTGTACAAAATCCTGtgcctggggacagcagaggTGTGAAGAAACATGCACATTTCCATGGGGTTTTACCAAATGAGTGGGAGCTCCTTGCAGGAACAAAACCAGTCTGATTAATCATGGGTCTAATGGATCCATTAtctaaaaaaatagttttatttttcctcccgtGAAGTACAGAAGCTGTGTTTGCTGTTGGGTAGCTACAATCATAGCAACCATCACAATGTGAAATCTGAGGAAGGGAGGAATCATAACCTCAACAGAGCTATTCTGGCATTACTGTAATAGGTGGATGCTGTGTGCAGTATATGCTCCACATATGCTTATGACAAGGAAGTGATTAACAGAATGCTTGGTAACCTGTTACGATTGCTTAACCTATCATTTTTTCAACCTATGTGCTCTTTTATGCTCAGAAGTGGTGAAACATGAAATCAACTCAGATTTCATTGTTCTAGGTTAAATGAAAGTTGCGGGGACCTCTGTGGAGCTGGTTAGCTAGCCTAGTGgggaaaaatctttccttttttgtggttttttttttttcattctgaatgaAAGCCTGAGTCTTTGCCTTCCCTATGGCAGATAAGGTCTGTGTTAACTGATACCGTAAGTCAAGCTCTGCTTTTCAGATTGTTCCCCTGACAACCATGAACTGTCACAACAGATGGGGATAGTTCAGCTTATTTATTTCTTGAGCATAAGAAATATTCCCAGAGAGAGGGACCTCTTGGGCTAGGTGATTCTGGGAGATGGGGATTCTTGTTCCTTTTGGACATGACCTAGTAAATgttttttgcctcatttttgcttcctcttgcaTGTAGATTGGTGTTTAAGTCTTTGGGTCTATTTTCATGCACCTGTATCACAATGAGTAAATAGTACTGACTTCTATAACAGATGTATTGCATATTTAATGTTTGCTAAGTGATTTGAATTGATTGCATTAGAAACATTGACTCTTTGTCTTCACAAAAGAGGTTCCAAGCTTGTAGGTGACACAAACTGTGTCTATATAATAAGGGTTTTAGCATAAGTTGCAACAAAGGTTagctttctattttcatttttgcttttacatACCATACTGCAGCTGTTCTGCTTCTAGACACTATTAATTctgtgctgtcatggtttaacctcagccagcaactaagcaccacacagccactcactcactcccccccacccagtgggatgggggagagaattggaaggaaaaaggcgaaactcatgggttgagttaagaacagtttaatagaacagaaaggaagaaaataataattataataataacaataataaaattacaataataataataataataataataataataataaaaggattggaatatacaaaacaagtgatgcacaatgcaatttctcaccacttgccaaccgatgcccagttagttcccaagcagagatcccccccaggccaactccccccagtttatatactgggcatgacatcacatggtatggaatatccctttggccagtttgggtcagctgtcgtggctgtgtcccctcccaacttcttgtgcccctccagccttcttgctggctgggcatgagaagctgaacaatccttgacttagtctaaacactacgtagcaacaactgaaaacatcagtgtgttatcaacattcttctcatactgaatccaagacataacactataccagctactaggaagaaaattaactctatcccagctgaaaccaggacatgtgctTAGAAGTTATGCCATTGTAAAGTTTGtttcaaatacaaatgttttgATTTAGTTTGCTTTTTAGGAAGTTTTCTGACTGCTCACCCACTGTATACTTTTGTATCAGTGAGCTGAAGCATTTACACCAGTGTCTGAGGGACACCTTTAAACTTGTAGTGCAAATATAAATGCATCTGTTTGTTTTCATATAGTAGCAAGCTGACCCAATCAAGTGTCCACTGAAAGTACCAGATGCTTCTGTGGATCTGTGTGATCATGTCAATAACTAGTCCCTGTTTCTTCTGGGGAGTGAGCAAGTCACTGTTTCTTCTGGGGAGTCTCATTTTCCTGTGGTCAGTATCCGTCAGAAGCTGGCATGCTTCCTGGGGTATGTGCCAGTGGCTCTGTAGTTTCACGCTGTAGCAGCAGCATTACTGACCGATGCCTCAgtcaaaagcagagctgctggtaATACTCTCAGTAGATGTATTTTCTAATAAGAGCTGGATCAGTTTTTTGTCATCAAGACCACCAGAAGTTTTGCCAACAGCAATATTGAACAATTTCCTTATGACTGACTTACAGTAAGGGAGGGATTTCTCTCTGAACCAACTGCAAATTTAAGTACGTAATCCATGTAACAGGAAGGTCATGATCTCTGTTAGGCTGCATGCTAACCAAGCTTCACCAGGGTGACTCAGATCCAGCTAGACTGTTCTAACTAAATGAGGTTGTTTCTTAGTTTTAGATACTGTATTACACTTAGACACATCTACCCCATGGATTTAGGGAGTTTATCAGTGAATATAGGGTATCAGAATGGTTCATTTGGACATTGCAGGATCTGGTAGAACACTCCCACCAAAGAACTGAGCCCCTGAGTGAGATTCACATGGAGAATTATAGTCTGATATTTAAGTGCCACTGGATCTTTGCTAACTTTCAGGTGTGCATAAAGTTTCATTCCTGCTGATGAGCTTTGATGCAGAGCCATCAAAGCAAATACTATGATGTGCCTCTGAAGGATTTACAAACAAAACTTGTCACCAACCTTTCTTACTCATGAAGTGTACTCAGACATTCCCTGAACATAGTGGTCCACTGGGTTGCACACAGTGCAGAGATCACAGAAGTCATCGCTTTCCCTCATATTCAAGAACCCAGCGATTAGAGAATGCTCTTGTTCATGAGGTTTAAGGAGAAttagcttgcttgctttcccttATGTCTCATCTCAGAAGAGTAGGCTTGTTGAGAGCAACAAGGGTTCTTCAGGTCGGAATCAGGATAAAagctttacttttaaaaaagtcagGCATTTCTGAAATAAGGTCTCCAGAGTGCCTGTCTGCTGCAAAGAAAATCTGTCCGTATTGGAAGACAAGGCTTGTGCTTAGCTAGCATTAACCTAGGGCTGGCGAAATAGAAAAATCATTCTTGCAACACCAATGAGAGAAAGTACAGATAACGCTTTAAATTCTGC belongs to Harpia harpyja isolate bHarHar1 chromosome 10, bHarHar1 primary haplotype, whole genome shotgun sequence and includes:
- the FFAR4 gene encoding free fatty acid receptor 4 — its product is MPGSGGAPGGNRTYFPFFSDFRGRNVTALRVGESSALASIFLLALVGNVWGICLLVRRRHRLCAANCLVLNLFCADLLFITAIPFIAAVRWTESWVLGDVVCHMLFYVVSLSGTVVILSLSAVSLERVVSIARLRHAAFRRRKALAAALLLIWGFAALATLPLCCFFTVVRLPAAAGEEIQICTLVWPSIAGEIVWDVTFAIVFFLIPGLVIVISYSKILQITKASRRSLNAGLAYSENHQIRVSQQDYKLFRALFVLMISFFIMWSPIIIIILLILVQNYKQDLNILPSVFFWIVLFTFANSAVNPILYNVAHLRRKCQEILLCCTGNPVRHGAGTETTARRSNHEQPNLSFITR